A genomic window from Candidatus Polarisedimenticolia bacterium includes:
- a CDS encoding MMPL family transporter codes for MAGGKQGLFLRIEELARRRYRLVFLVTIALCLFSLFLGRHLTLDGDVLNLVPKNNRVISTFREALKDFGSLDYLLLLAEARKGQTVDELQEFADLLAARLQTIPDIEYVEHRIDTTGPFFSFFRTNQILFLPPAKLDELRARFTDPAIRAQVKENFRQLTGPSSFLVKQLLEDDPFQVSSLVFKEVLRSKGPLKVDLSSGYFLSKDGGSLLIIAKPVKPAQDTAFDKRLMVQVRLAVEEVSKQFERDLKEQAADGATLGADAPGPGPEALRAPGVDYGGGYIIALDDSDLIMQDMLRNGTLSFVVILALYYFCYRRFGAILYSSVPLLVGQILTLAAAYVCLRHLNSATTGFTAMLMGLGTDFTIVMYARYVEERTRGRSLEEALRLMMGVSAFGVFTGAITSAGTFYAMCVTEYKGLRDFGFLVGTGILFCLVAILFLLPAMISWNEGRARRKDVTKKLYLHSFGIERVMAWSTRHTGPVLVASALLTIGLGWYAWNVEFTSSVQDLRSPKNRGIMMQETIGRKFEASFTPMMVLSRGPDLDGVLETNREANRLLDQFVADGTLRGYESIFNYLPPRQDQEQVIEALRAGRDDAFDVARIERTFREALRETGFRAETYAGYLKALPAILRPERPLAVADLKAAGLGHFIDRYVREDEGGGVKSVTYLFPSAPDAKRVAPPALVKALDRPSRGIEITGVNIASSELKQIFSRDAWRAVILGMILVTVLLWMDFKSLWLTALANVQLLLGVVWMLGCMRLLGIKMNFVNAFVTSMILGVGIDYGIHIIHRISQEGLSNFEGLMETGKAVVMAALTNVAGFGTIGLSNYPGLRSMGIVAAIGSVTCLVTALTTLPALLILTKTRVARHVDEGRA; via the coding sequence ATGGCCGGGGGCAAGCAGGGCCTGTTCCTGCGCATCGAGGAGCTGGCGCGCCGGCGCTACCGCCTGGTCTTCCTGGTCACCATCGCCCTCTGCCTGTTCTCTCTCTTCCTGGGCCGGCACCTGACGCTCGACGGCGACGTGCTGAACCTGGTGCCGAAGAACAACCGGGTCATCAGCACCTTCCGCGAGGCGCTCAAGGACTTCGGCAGCCTCGACTACCTGCTGCTCCTGGCGGAGGCGCGCAAGGGGCAGACGGTCGACGAGCTGCAGGAGTTCGCCGATCTCCTCGCCGCACGCCTGCAGACCATCCCGGACATCGAGTACGTGGAGCATCGGATCGACACCACGGGGCCGTTCTTCTCGTTCTTCCGGACGAACCAGATCCTGTTCCTGCCGCCGGCGAAGCTCGACGAGCTGCGCGCCCGGTTCACCGATCCCGCCATCCGCGCGCAGGTGAAGGAGAACTTCCGGCAGCTGACCGGGCCGTCGTCGTTCCTCGTCAAGCAGCTGCTGGAGGACGACCCCTTCCAGGTCTCCTCGCTCGTCTTCAAGGAGGTGCTGCGCAGCAAGGGACCGCTCAAGGTGGACCTGTCGAGCGGCTATTTCCTGTCGAAGGACGGCGGCTCGCTCCTGATCATCGCCAAGCCGGTCAAGCCCGCCCAGGACACCGCCTTCGACAAGCGGCTGATGGTGCAGGTGCGCCTTGCGGTCGAGGAGGTGTCGAAGCAGTTCGAGCGGGACCTGAAGGAGCAGGCGGCGGACGGCGCGACGCTCGGCGCGGACGCGCCCGGGCCCGGGCCCGAGGCGCTGCGTGCCCCCGGGGTCGATTACGGCGGCGGCTACATCATCGCGCTCGACGACAGCGATCTCATCATGCAGGACATGCTGCGCAACGGCACGCTGTCGTTCGTCGTCATCCTGGCGCTCTATTACTTCTGCTACCGGCGCTTCGGCGCCATCCTCTACTCGTCGGTGCCGCTCCTGGTCGGGCAGATCCTGACCCTGGCGGCGGCCTATGTCTGCCTGCGCCACCTGAACTCGGCGACGACCGGCTTCACGGCGATGCTGATGGGGCTGGGGACCGACTTCACCATCGTGATGTACGCCCGCTACGTCGAGGAGCGCACCCGCGGGCGCAGCCTCGAGGAGGCGTTGCGCCTGATGATGGGGGTGTCCGCCTTCGGCGTCTTCACCGGGGCGATCACCTCGGCTGGCACCTTCTACGCGATGTGCGTCACCGAGTACAAGGGGCTCCGCGACTTCGGCTTCCTGGTCGGCACCGGCATCCTGTTCTGCCTGGTGGCGATCCTGTTCCTCCTGCCGGCGATGATCTCCTGGAACGAGGGGCGGGCGCGCCGGAAGGACGTCACGAAGAAGCTCTACCTGCACTCGTTCGGCATCGAGCGGGTCATGGCCTGGAGCACGCGGCACACGGGGCCGGTCCTCGTCGCGTCGGCGCTCCTCACGATCGGCCTCGGCTGGTACGCCTGGAACGTCGAGTTCACGAGCAGCGTGCAGGACCTCCGCTCGCCGAAGAACCGCGGCATCATGATGCAGGAGACCATCGGCCGGAAGTTCGAGGCCTCCTTCACGCCGATGATGGTCCTGTCCCGGGGGCCCGACCTGGACGGCGTGCTCGAGACCAACCGCGAGGCCAACCGCCTGCTCGATCAGTTCGTGGCGGACGGCACCCTGCGGGGCTACGAGTCGATCTTCAACTACCTGCCGCCGCGCCAGGACCAGGAGCAGGTGATCGAGGCCCTGCGCGCCGGACGGGACGACGCCTTCGACGTGGCGCGCATTGAGCGCACCTTCCGCGAGGCGCTGCGCGAGACTGGTTTCCGCGCGGAGACCTACGCCGGCTACCTGAAGGCCCTGCCGGCGATCCTGCGCCCCGAGCGACCGCTCGCCGTCGCCGACCTGAAGGCGGCCGGCCTGGGGCATTTCATCGACCGCTACGTCCGGGAGGACGAGGGGGGCGGCGTCAAGTCGGTGACCTACCTCTTCCCCAGCGCCCCCGACGCGAAGCGCGTGGCGCCGCCCGCCCTGGTGAAGGCGCTCGACCGGCCGTCCCGGGGGATCGAGATCACCGGCGTCAACATCGCCTCGTCCGAGCTGAAGCAGATCTTCAGCCGCGATGCCTGGCGGGCCGTCATCCTCGGCATGATCCTGGTGACCGTCCTGCTGTGGATGGATTTCAAGAGCCTGTGGCTGACCGCCCTGGCCAACGTGCAGCTCCTGCTGGGCGTTGTCTGGATGCTGGGCTGCATGCGCCTCCTGGGGATCAAGATGAACTTCGTCAACGCCTTCGTCACCAGCATGATCCTGGGCGTCGGCATCGACTACGGCATCCACATCATCCACCGCATCTCGCAGGAGGGGCTGAGCAACTTCGAGGGGCTGATGGAGACCGGCAAGGCGGTCGTCATGGCCGCCCTGACGAACGTCGCCGGCTTCGGCACGATCGGCCTGTCGAACTACCCCGGCCTGCGATCGATGGGGATCGTCGCCGCCATCGGCTCGGTCACCTGCCTGGTCACCGCCCTGACGACGCTCCCCGCCCTCTTGATCCTGACGAA
- a CDS encoding YbaB/EbfC family nucleoid-associated protein — MDIKALMKQAQQMQAKLQKEVAELKVEASAGGGMVTVSMAGNHELLSVRIAPEVVKSQDAEMLEDLVRAAINEANRKIEAAMAEKVGSLRVPGF, encoded by the coding sequence ATGGACATCAAGGCCCTGATGAAGCAGGCGCAGCAGATGCAGGCGAAGCTCCAGAAGGAGGTCGCCGAGCTGAAGGTCGAGGCCTCGGCGGGGGGCGGCATGGTCACCGTGAGCATGGCGGGGAACCACGAGCTGCTCTCCGTGCGGATCGCCCCCGAGGTCGTCAAGTCCCAGGACGCGGAGATGCTCGAGGACCTGGTGCGCGCCGCGATCAACGAGGCCAACCGGAAGATCGAAGCGGCGATGGCCGAGAAGGTCGGCTCCCTCCGCGTGCCCGGGTTCTGA
- the recR gene encoding recombination mediator RecR codes for MRFAPPLERLIEAFRKLPGIGAKSAQRLAFHVLRGSRQEAQALATALLEVKDTIRLCATCFNITDTDPCAICADDDRDRSQICVVEEPHNLVTIEKSGFRGLYHVLHGSIAPLRGIGPDDLKIAPLLERLRDGRVKEVILATNPNVEGEATAVYLSRLLKPLGVRATRIALGLPVGSELEYADEVTVGKALEGRREI; via the coding sequence ATGCGGTTCGCCCCGCCCCTCGAGCGCCTGATCGAGGCCTTCCGCAAGCTCCCGGGGATCGGCGCCAAGTCGGCGCAGCGCCTCGCCTTCCACGTCCTGCGCGGCAGCCGTCAGGAGGCCCAGGCGCTCGCGACCGCCCTGCTCGAGGTCAAGGACACGATCCGGCTCTGCGCCACCTGCTTCAACATCACCGACACCGACCCCTGCGCGATCTGCGCCGATGACGACCGGGACAGGAGCCAGATCTGCGTGGTCGAGGAGCCGCATAACCTGGTCACCATCGAGAAGTCGGGCTTCCGCGGCCTGTACCACGTGCTGCACGGATCGATCGCCCCTCTGCGGGGGATCGGCCCCGACGATCTCAAGATCGCCCCGCTTCTCGAGCGCCTGCGCGACGGCAGGGTGAAGGAGGTCATCCTCGCGACCAACCCGAACGTCGAGGGGGAGGCGACGGCGGTCTACCTGTCGCGCCTTCTCAAGCCCCTGGGGGTGCGCGCCACGCGCATCGCGCTGGGGCTGCCGGTCGGCAGCGAGCTCGAGTACGCCGACGAGGTCACGGTCGGCAAGGCGCTCGAAGGCCGGCGGGAGATCTGA
- the dnaX gene encoding DNA polymerase III subunit gamma/tau has protein sequence MSYQVLARKYRPQTFEEVVGQKPIVTTLQNAVSNRRIHHAYLFSGLRGVGKTTVARLLAKALNCAEGPTPTPCNACASCREIAECRAMDVLEIDGASNRGIDAVRELRETVRYAPARDRYKIYIIDEVHMLTTEAWNALLKTLEEPPPHVLFVFATTDYRKLPLTILSRCQHFEFKKIGTAEMAAHLARMAEGEKVSVPQGVLDLVARLAEGSLRDAQSALDQVIAFSGATVTDEQARTILGVIDHDLITGFYQAVRARDYSRLVGLVETVFEKGYLPTQFLEDLMAHGRDLLLVSVVPDAERHVQGGADEVKRLRTEAAAWSEDELLRLLELMTREEYRVKNSGHPRFLLEALAIKLARLADLTPIEDLIARTGSTPDGPDKDEAGEPARPPRATPHGGAHKTGAAAEPGTVTAFATLPAPATDVIAPTRPEAGGRDQATVESILKRVHQERGALGGFLEEASWIEIEGDRLVIAFNEKHAFFREKVEARESLDCLRRVAREVSGSDLAIRVTVAAPGTGAGRAPTPAETAEAQKQRLREAAERTPLVRTLLDAFSGQIVDVEQA, from the coding sequence TTGAGCTACCAGGTCCTCGCCCGGAAATACCGGCCCCAGACGTTCGAGGAGGTGGTCGGCCAGAAGCCGATCGTCACCACCCTCCAGAACGCCGTGTCGAACCGGCGCATCCATCACGCCTACCTGTTCTCGGGACTGCGGGGCGTCGGCAAGACCACGGTCGCCCGCCTGCTCGCCAAGGCGCTGAACTGCGCCGAGGGCCCGACTCCGACCCCCTGCAACGCCTGCGCCTCGTGCCGGGAGATCGCCGAGTGCCGCGCCATGGACGTCCTGGAGATCGACGGCGCCAGCAACCGGGGCATCGACGCGGTGCGCGAGCTGCGCGAGACGGTGCGCTACGCGCCGGCCCGCGACCGCTACAAGATCTACATCATCGACGAAGTGCACATGCTGACGACGGAGGCGTGGAACGCCCTCTTGAAGACGCTGGAGGAGCCGCCGCCGCACGTCCTGTTCGTCTTCGCCACCACCGACTATCGCAAGCTCCCGCTGACCATCCTGTCCCGCTGCCAGCACTTCGAGTTCAAGAAGATCGGAACGGCGGAGATGGCGGCGCACCTGGCGCGCATGGCCGAGGGGGAGAAGGTGTCGGTGCCGCAGGGCGTGCTCGACCTGGTGGCGCGCCTGGCGGAGGGCTCGCTGCGCGACGCGCAGAGCGCCCTCGACCAGGTCATCGCCTTCTCGGGGGCGACGGTCACCGACGAACAGGCGCGGACGATCCTCGGCGTGATCGATCACGACCTGATCACCGGCTTCTACCAGGCGGTGCGGGCGCGGGACTACTCCCGCCTGGTGGGCCTCGTCGAGACGGTGTTCGAGAAGGGGTACCTCCCCACGCAGTTCCTCGAGGACCTGATGGCGCACGGCCGGGACCTCCTGCTCGTGAGCGTGGTCCCCGACGCGGAGCGCCACGTCCAGGGGGGGGCCGACGAGGTGAAGAGGCTCAGGACGGAGGCCGCCGCGTGGAGCGAGGACGAGCTCCTGCGCCTGCTCGAGCTGATGACCCGCGAGGAGTACCGCGTCAAGAACTCGGGCCACCCCCGCTTCCTCCTGGAGGCGCTGGCGATCAAGCTGGCGCGCCTGGCCGACCTGACTCCGATCGAGGACCTCATCGCGCGGACCGGCAGCACGCCGGACGGCCCGGACAAGGACGAGGCCGGCGAGCCGGCGCGGCCGCCGCGCGCGACGCCTCACGGCGGGGCGCACAAGACCGGCGCGGCGGCGGAACCGGGAACGGTGACCGCGTTCGCCACGCTGCCGGCGCCGGCGACCGACGTGATCGCCCCGACGCGCCCGGAGGCCGGGGGGCGCGACCAGGCGACGGTGGAGTCGATCCTGAAGCGTGTGCACCAGGAGCGCGGCGCTTTAGGGGGATTTCTCGAGGAGGCCTCCTGGATCGAGATCGAGGGGGACCGGCTGGTCATCGCCTTCAACGAGAAGCACGCCTTCTTCCGGGAGAAGGTCGAGGCCCGGGAGAGCCTCGACTGCCTGCGGCGCGTGGCGCGCGAGGTCTCCGGCAGCGACCTGGCGATCCGGGTGACCGTGGCCGCGCCCGGCACGGGCGCCGGTAGGGCCCCGACGCCCGCCGAGACGGCGGAGGCGCAGAAGCAGCGGCTGCGCGAGGCGGCCGAGAGGACGCCTCTGGTGCGGACGCTCCTCGACGCCTTCAGCGGCCAGATCGTGGACGTGGAGCAGGCCTGA